In Microcoleus sp. bin38.metabat.b11b12b14.051, one genomic interval encodes:
- a CDS encoding NB-ARC domain-containing protein, which produces MTVPKARRDRGRILTDKGWKKIWDAIYLKFADRPSLQTISEQTDPGLNRNSPSFVSTDTVSNILNRRAPADTAKIESLFAAFGLRLEADDRTSGDISGNLAPAPTPQIRQTCCELPDISGFCGRREELGLLKTWISIDRCRLVAIFGMGGIGKTALSAQLVKQIQHEFDFVIWRSLSNQPSCQDLAIGAITFICDSQGKKLPENLGDGVSRLIEYFQAHRCLIVLDGVETILDTGGLAGKYRSGYEDYERLFRQIGESNHQSCLLLTSSEKSRDIALLEGQTRPIRSYKLTGLDNMAAREILTERGLVKEKQWDELIESYAGHPLALRIVAAMILELFNGKTSEFIRENTVFLGQINHVLHQQFQRLSLLEKDVIKQLATAGVPIELAQLRGRLSAPVSTSKLMEALESLGWRSLIEKITVSGNVAFTLQPVVRKYAIER; this is translated from the coding sequence ATGACTGTACCCAAAGCAAGGCGCGATCGCGGCAGAATACTCACAGACAAAGGATGGAAGAAAATCTGGGACGCAATTTATCTCAAATTTGCCGATCGCCCCAGCTTACAAACCATCTCAGAACAAACCGATCCTGGACTTAATCGCAATTCGCCCTCCTTCGTCTCGACGGATACGGTGTCTAATATATTGAATCGACGAGCACCGGCTGACACAGCCAAAATTGAGAGTTTGTTTGCAGCTTTTGGACTGCGACTCGAAGCTGACGATCGCACTTCCGGGGATATTTCCGGCAATCTTGCGCCCGCGCCCACTCCTCAAATCCGGCAAACTTGTTGCGAATTGCCGGATATTTCGGGTTTTTGCGGCCGCCGGGAAGAATTGGGTTTGTTGAAAACCTGGATTTCGATCGATCGCTGTCGCTTAGTTGCGATCTTCGGGATGGGCGGAATTGGTAAAACTGCACTTTCCGCGCAATTAGTCAAGCAAATTCAGCACGAGTTTGATTTTGTAATCTGGCGGAGTTTGTCGAATCAGCCGAGTTGTCAAGATTTGGCGATCGGTGCCATTACATTTATCTGCGACAGTCAAGGCAAAAAACTGCCGGAAAACCTGGGCGACGGCGTTTCGAGGCTGATTGAGTATTTCCAAGCACACCGCTGTTTGATTGTGCTTGACGGGGTGGAAACTATTTTAGATACGGGCGGTTTGGCTGGTAAATATCGATCGGGCTACGAAGACTACGAAAGACTATTCAGACAAATAGGAGAATCCAACCATCAAAGCTGTTTGTTGCTTACCAGTTCAGAAAAATCAAGAGATATTGCTTTGTTGGAAGGTCAAACTCGTCCGATTCGTTCTTATAAACTTACAGGTTTAGACAACATGGCCGCGCGGGAAATTCTCACAGAAAGAGGCTTAGTTAAAGAAAAACAATGGGATGAATTGATTGAATCTTATGCCGGTCATCCTTTAGCACTCAGGATTGTTGCGGCAATGATTTTAGAGCTATTTAACGGTAAAACTTCGGAATTTATCAGAGAAAACACAGTATTTTTAGGTCAAATCAACCACGTTTTACATCAGCAGTTTCAAAGACTTTCATTATTAGAAAAAGATGTAATCAAACAGTTGGCAACTGCGGGAGTGCCAATCGAACTCGCTCAATTGCGGGGGAGACTTTCTGCACCAGTTTCGACCTCGAAGTTGATGGAAGCGCTGGAATCTCTGGGATGGCGATCGCTAATTGAGAAAATCACAGTCAGTGGTAATGTGGCTTTCACGTTGCAGCCGGTAGTGAGGAAATATGCGATCGAGCGATAG
- a CDS encoding CHAP domain-containing protein, translating into MKLFTSSSKISLALLTAFAATSTVVTATFSSIKPAVAAPFCQCVHYANNRFQLRPPYVWSAKDYGSVLQRNGFRQVGPQPGSVVVMQSSFPGADRTHGHIGVVERVNGNGTIAVRGSNQGNRGLFGEFNCGNVNVTNFGTSVNGRRDVSFWVR; encoded by the coding sequence ATGAAATTATTTACTTCTTCCTCCAAAATCTCTCTCGCTTTGTTAACTGCTTTCGCCGCCACCAGCACAGTCGTAACTGCTACTTTCTCCAGCATCAAACCAGCCGTAGCTGCACCATTTTGTCAGTGTGTACATTACGCAAACAATCGCTTTCAACTGCGTCCTCCCTATGTTTGGAGTGCCAAAGATTACGGTTCAGTGTTGCAACGTAACGGCTTCCGTCAAGTTGGCCCTCAACCCGGTTCAGTTGTAGTTATGCAGTCTTCATTCCCCGGGGCCGATCGCACTCACGGACACATTGGAGTAGTAGAAAGAGTTAACGGTAACGGGACGATCGCCGTTCGAGGTAGCAACCAAGGAAATCGCGGTTTGTTCGGCGAATTCAACTGTGGCAATGTCAACGTTACTAACTTTGGAACTTCTGTTAACGGCCGCCGCGATGTCTCATTTTGGGTGCGATGA
- the rsmD gene encoding 16S rRNA (guanine(966)-N(2))-methyltransferase RsmD has protein sequence MSIRIYGNRQIKTLPGLATRPTLARVREALFNIWQGTIADCRWLDICTGSGSMGAEALCRQAASVTGIEQSAKACAIIRENWEQVADESQVFQILRGNAIAKLAALAPQQFDRIYFDPPYASDLYEPVLNLLAGQEMLAPDGEIAIEHSPERSTQPIPGLEICRQKVYGNTGLTFYTRSC, from the coding sequence ATGAGTATCAGAATCTATGGCAACCGCCAAATCAAAACTCTGCCGGGACTCGCAACTCGCCCCACACTTGCACGAGTTAGAGAAGCTTTATTTAATATTTGGCAGGGGACGATCGCAGATTGCAGATGGCTTGACATTTGTACCGGTAGCGGTTCGATGGGGGCAGAGGCTTTGTGTCGCCAAGCCGCGAGTGTTACGGGTATCGAACAGTCGGCGAAAGCTTGTGCAATTATCCGCGAAAATTGGGAGCAAGTAGCAGACGAGTCTCAAGTATTCCAAATATTGCGGGGAAACGCGATCGCGAAATTGGCGGCACTAGCACCACAGCAGTTCGATCGCATTTACTTCGATCCGCCCTACGCCAGCGACTTGTACGAACCTGTGTTAAATTTGCTCGCGGGCCAAGAAATGCTAGCACCTGATGGGGAAATTGCGATCGAACACAGCCCGGAGCGATCGACACAACCGATTCCCGGCCTAGAAATTTGCCGCCAAAAAGTATATGGCAATACAGGATTAACTTTCTATACGCGGAGTTGCTGA
- the glmM gene encoding phosphoglucosamine mutase, whose amino-acid sequence MVQTPSRHRGSEFSATNSVQPVKRDTILLGNSLSLPNTKLFGTDGIRGKVGELLTAPLALQVGFWAGQVLRQNSPNQGPVILGQDSRNSSDMLAMALSAGLTAAGLEVWNLGLCPTPCVAYLASISESVGGVMISASHNPPEDNGIKFFGPNGYKLSQQLQEQIEAGIRGAKVPVASLILGHHYHRPELIKDYADSVSNSLQRMNLSGMRVVLDLAWGAAAGLAPQVFEQMGADVICLHNSPDGSRINVNCGSTHLESLQAAVLEHNADLGFAFDGDADRVLGVDNKGRSIDGDYILYLWGRQLRASQQLPDNLIISTVMANLGFERAWEQQGGKLTRTNVGDQHVHAEMQRTGAMLGGEQSGHILCPHFGISGDGLLTALHMASLVRESGESLAQLVSDSFQTYPQLLRNVRVDDREKRLKWHECEPMQQAIERATTAMGEQGRILVRASGTEPLIRVMVEAASADLANFWTENLVLAVQEHIAI is encoded by the coding sequence ATGGTTCAGACACCTTCGCGCCATCGCGGCAGCGAGTTTTCGGCTACTAACTCGGTACAACCAGTCAAACGCGATACAATTCTGCTGGGAAATAGCCTCTCCCTGCCCAATACAAAACTTTTCGGCACAGACGGAATTCGCGGGAAAGTTGGAGAATTGCTAACTGCACCCCTAGCGCTGCAAGTCGGATTCTGGGCTGGGCAAGTTCTACGCCAAAACTCCCCCAACCAGGGCCCTGTGATTTTGGGCCAAGACAGCAGGAATTCCAGCGATATGCTGGCAATGGCACTGTCAGCAGGTTTGACAGCCGCCGGTTTGGAAGTATGGAATTTGGGATTGTGCCCTACTCCCTGCGTTGCTTATCTGGCTAGCATTTCCGAGTCTGTGGGCGGAGTGATGATTTCGGCTTCTCACAATCCCCCAGAAGATAATGGGATTAAATTTTTCGGCCCCAATGGCTATAAGCTATCTCAGCAGTTACAGGAACAAATCGAAGCAGGAATTCGGGGGGCTAAGGTTCCGGTTGCTAGCTTGATTTTGGGGCACCACTACCACCGCCCGGAGTTGATTAAAGATTATGCTGATTCTGTCTCAAATTCACTGCAACGGATGAATTTGTCCGGAATGCGGGTGGTTTTGGATCTGGCCTGGGGAGCAGCGGCGGGTTTAGCACCGCAGGTGTTTGAGCAAATGGGGGCGGATGTGATCTGTTTGCACAACTCTCCTGATGGATCTCGCATTAATGTTAACTGCGGTTCTACTCATCTGGAAAGTCTGCAAGCGGCGGTTTTGGAACACAATGCCGATTTGGGATTTGCTTTTGATGGCGATGCCGATCGAGTTTTGGGTGTTGACAACAAAGGTCGATCGATAGACGGGGATTACATTCTTTATCTGTGGGGCCGACAATTGCGCGCCTCCCAACAGTTACCGGATAATTTAATTATTTCTACTGTAATGGCTAACCTCGGCTTCGAGCGAGCCTGGGAACAACAGGGGGGCAAACTAACCAGAACAAACGTGGGAGATCAACACGTTCACGCTGAAATGCAGCGCACTGGTGCCATGTTGGGGGGCGAACAGTCGGGACACATTCTTTGTCCGCATTTCGGTATTAGTGGCGACGGTTTGCTGACAGCTTTGCATATGGCTTCGCTGGTGCGCGAGTCCGGAGAATCTTTGGCACAATTGGTCAGCGACAGTTTCCAAACTTACCCGCAGTTGCTGCGAAATGTGCGGGTGGACGATCGTGAAAAACGCTTAAAATGGCACGAATGCGAACCCATGCAACAGGCGATCGAGCGTGCTACAACTGCAATGGGAGAACAGGGACGAATTTTAGTTCGCGCTTCCGGCACTGAACCGCTGATCCGAGTTATGGTAGAAGCTGCCAGCGCCGATTTGGCTAATTTCTGGACTGAAAATTTAGTCTTAGCCGTTCAGGAACACATCGCTATCTGA
- a CDS encoding glycosyltransferase family 39 protein, translating to MNSKSIQNGLGHRTWLKTLIVVILITGIFFRFTNLDRKVYSFDESITSLRISGYTWTEMVQQDFQGAPISVEYLQRKYQHINPQKSWWDTVKGLATEEPQLPPLYFVLARFWVQLFGPEVAAIRSLSAWISLLVFPSIYWLCWELFRSRPAGWMAVTITAVSPFHVLYAQEARPYMMFAVLVLLSNAILLRAIALHKSPAPSKWSKAIWLIYAIALTLGMYCSLLFVLVALAHGIYVIITENWRLSKILLAYLLALAIATIMFAPWIFVLFYNSPKIEATVGLPRISLSLFSAFKPLILITCRSFIDTHWAGGIINLSSSEIAGNFIQWTVAALLLLTIAHAIYLLCRSTPKRVWLFVLTGIAITGIVLIAVRGVADRYMVPYTLGIQIAVAYLFTAQILGANNRRQQKLWQLGLIVLISSQIVSCTVSSQSQLWWNKYPSSTKYNPAVAAIVNQAKKPLLISHGGNNITGKILSITYLLKPEVELLLAVKPEQVKIPEGFSDVFLYRSTELLRFELEEVQKYKITPIYPLENVWLWRLEK from the coding sequence ATGAACAGCAAATCAATTCAAAATGGGCTGGGGCATCGAACTTGGTTGAAAACTTTAATTGTCGTCATATTAATAACGGGGATATTTTTTCGTTTTACTAATCTCGATCGCAAAGTCTACTCCTTCGACGAATCTATCACCTCGCTGCGAATTTCCGGTTACACCTGGACGGAAATGGTGCAGCAAGATTTTCAAGGTGCACCAATTAGCGTCGAATATTTGCAGCGCAAATACCAGCACATAAATCCCCAAAAAAGTTGGTGGGATACTGTCAAAGGTTTAGCTACAGAAGAACCTCAACTCCCGCCGCTGTATTTTGTTTTAGCCCGATTTTGGGTGCAGTTATTCGGCCCGGAAGTCGCGGCCATCAGAAGTCTTTCAGCTTGGATTAGTTTGTTAGTTTTCCCCAGCATTTACTGGCTGTGCTGGGAATTATTTCGCTCTCGCCCTGCGGGATGGATGGCTGTGACAATCACCGCTGTGTCGCCGTTTCACGTCTTGTACGCCCAAGAGGCAAGGCCGTACATGATGTTTGCAGTCCTCGTCTTGCTGTCGAATGCAATTCTGCTGCGGGCGATCGCCCTACACAAATCTCCCGCCCCATCTAAATGGAGCAAAGCAATTTGGTTGATTTACGCGATCGCCCTGACTTTAGGAATGTATTGTAGTTTATTATTTGTTTTAGTAGCCCTCGCCCACGGCATCTATGTAATTATAACTGAAAATTGGCGTTTGAGCAAAATATTGCTTGCTTATTTACTCGCTTTGGCCATAGCAACTATCATGTTTGCTCCTTGGATTTTTGTATTATTTTATAACTCGCCCAAAATCGAGGCAACAGTAGGCTTGCCCCGCATTTCACTGTCTTTATTTTCTGCATTTAAACCTTTGATTTTGATTACCTGCCGAAGTTTTATAGACACGCATTGGGCGGGAGGAATTATTAACTTGAGTTCGAGCGAGATCGCAGGAAATTTTATCCAATGGACTGTAGCAGCTCTATTGCTGCTAACAATCGCCCATGCAATATACTTGCTGTGCCGCTCAACTCCCAAACGAGTTTGGCTGTTTGTATTGACAGGTATCGCAATTACAGGGATAGTATTGATAGCAGTGAGAGGCGTTGCCGATCGCTACATGGTTCCCTATACTTTAGGAATCCAGATAGCTGTCGCCTACCTATTCACCGCTCAAATTTTAGGCGCCAACAATCGCCGCCAGCAAAAGTTGTGGCAGCTCGGTTTAATAGTGCTAATTTCGAGTCAAATAGTTTCTTGTACCGTCAGCTCGCAGTCGCAACTTTGGTGGAACAAATATCCTTCTAGCACTAAATACAATCCCGCAGTAGCCGCGATTGTCAATCAAGCCAAAAAACCTTTGCTAATCAGTCACGGAGGCAACAACATCACTGGAAAAATACTATCTATCACCTATCTGCTGAAGCCGGAAGTAGAACTTTTATTGGCAGTTAAACCAGAGCAAGTTAAAATACCTGAAGGTTTTAGCGATGTATTTCTCTACCGCAGCACCGAGCTATTGCGATTTGAATTAGAAGAAGTGCAAAAATATAAAATTACACCAATTTACCCATTGGAAAATGTCTGGCTTTGGCGTTTAGAGAAATAA
- the hpsN gene encoding hormogonium polysaccharide biosynthesis glycosyltransferase HpsN, whose amino-acid sequence MMISVVIPTYNREQPLRETLADTMRQNYPNFEVLVIDQTRTHESETQVYLEELANAAKIRWFRVDWASLPGARNYAVRRAVGEIILFLDDDVQLPEGFLAAHAANYLEKSDVGCVAGRVFDRMKLGNSGGDLAIDFLPPEAMDAGIAWYFIDLVHTVKPQQVLSARGCNMSFRRQVFAEWGLTFDERFVGSAVREESDFCLRLRSTGMKIWYDPTACLVHLGEESGGCHDVSTRSIEYQITFYHNHFLMGFKNLTAFECLRFFAKLFDCHVLGHPPCYKSRSPLKIIIRLTFYIIGFLSALNTLIQSLWNDGQIYTNQDNINVK is encoded by the coding sequence ATGATGATTTCTGTTGTGATACCCACCTACAACCGCGAGCAACCCCTGCGAGAGACATTGGCTGATACGATGCGCCAAAATTACCCGAATTTTGAAGTGCTGGTAATCGATCAAACTCGCACCCACGAATCGGAAACTCAAGTTTATTTAGAGGAATTGGCAAATGCTGCTAAAATTAGGTGGTTTCGGGTAGATTGGGCGAGTTTGCCGGGAGCTCGAAATTATGCCGTGCGCCGCGCTGTGGGAGAGATTATTTTATTTCTTGATGATGATGTACAATTGCCGGAGGGTTTTTTAGCGGCTCACGCTGCCAACTATTTAGAAAAATCTGATGTGGGTTGTGTGGCGGGTAGGGTTTTTGACAGAATGAAACTGGGTAATTCTGGAGGTGATTTGGCGATCGACTTTTTGCCCCCAGAAGCGATGGATGCGGGCATTGCTTGGTATTTTATCGATTTGGTGCACACAGTCAAACCGCAGCAGGTACTGTCGGCTAGAGGCTGCAATATGTCGTTTCGCAGGCAAGTTTTTGCCGAGTGGGGTTTGACGTTTGACGAGCGGTTTGTCGGGAGTGCGGTGCGGGAGGAGTCGGATTTTTGTTTGAGATTGCGATCGACTGGGATGAAAATTTGGTACGATCCCACTGCCTGTTTAGTTCACTTGGGGGAGGAAAGTGGCGGATGTCACGATGTCAGCACGCGATCGATCGAATATCAAATCACATTTTATCACAACCACTTCCTCATGGGATTCAAAAATTTAACAGCCTTTGAGTGCCTGCGATTTTTCGCCAAACTCTTTGACTGCCACGTTTTGGGGCATCCACCTTGTTATAAAAGCCGATCGCCCCTTAAAATCATCATTCGACTTACTTTTTATATCATCGGCTTCCTGAGCGCGCTCAATACATTAATTCAGTCTTTATGGAACGACGGACAAATTTACACCAACCAAGATAATATTAACGTTAAATAA
- the hpsO gene encoding hormogonium polysaccharide biosynthesis glycosyltransferase HpsO: MKILVVSHTYIVDINRQKFKILANLEPDIEVTIVVPRCWKPGGVQNKIIETEFYQQDSFKIVPISNFSQNNQGLLTFGIDIIRLLQEFKPQIIQVEQGSKSLAYTQLILLNKLLKLKARNILFTWWNLSYELKWPISVLENCNLHNTDGIIAGNLDGAKILQQRGYTGAMEVMPQLGVDETLFLPAGKDADLSRKLGIQPTDFVVGFVGRFVEEKGLLTLAESLAGLKKLPWKWLLVGQGKLRSHLEQKCKEWGISDRTIWVESVSHEEIPPYINLMNCLVLPSQTSYKFKTLTAVGWKEQFGHVLIEAMACKIPVIGSDCGEIPHVIGDAGLVFPEGNAGVLRDCLQKLMEGPEFAADLGDRGYQRAISNYTNQALAEQLLDFYKKLL, from the coding sequence ATGAAAATCTTGGTTGTTAGCCACACCTATATAGTTGACATAAATCGGCAAAAATTCAAAATATTAGCCAACCTAGAACCAGACATAGAAGTAACAATTGTAGTGCCGCGATGTTGGAAACCCGGAGGCGTACAAAATAAAATTATCGAAACCGAATTTTATCAACAAGACTCATTTAAAATAGTTCCTATCTCCAATTTTAGTCAAAACAATCAAGGATTGCTAACATTTGGCATAGATATAATTAGACTATTACAGGAATTCAAACCGCAGATTATCCAAGTCGAACAAGGTTCAAAATCCCTAGCCTACACCCAGTTAATTTTACTCAATAAATTGCTCAAACTCAAAGCAAGAAATATATTATTTACATGGTGGAATCTATCTTATGAACTGAAATGGCCTATTTCTGTATTAGAAAATTGCAATCTTCATAACACCGACGGAATTATTGCCGGCAACCTAGACGGAGCTAAAATTTTGCAGCAGCGGGGCTACACAGGCGCGATGGAAGTAATGCCGCAACTCGGAGTAGATGAAACTTTGTTTTTGCCTGCTGGCAAAGACGCTGATTTATCGCGAAAATTAGGCATTCAACCCACGGATTTTGTGGTAGGATTTGTAGGGCGATTTGTCGAAGAAAAAGGACTGTTGACTTTAGCTGAATCCTTGGCAGGATTGAAAAAACTTCCTTGGAAGTGGCTGTTAGTAGGACAAGGTAAATTGCGATCGCACTTGGAACAAAAATGTAAAGAATGGGGCATCAGCGATCGCACAATCTGGGTAGAAAGCGTTTCTCACGAAGAAATTCCGCCCTACATTAACTTAATGAACTGTTTGGTATTGCCCTCGCAAACCAGCTATAAATTCAAAACTTTGACTGCTGTCGGTTGGAAAGAACAATTCGGTCATGTGTTAATTGAAGCGATGGCGTGTAAAATTCCAGTTATCGGTTCCGATTGTGGCGAAATTCCCCATGTCATCGGCGATGCGGGGTTAGTCTTCCCCGAGGGAAATGCAGGGGTTTTGCGCGATTGTTTGCAGAAATTGATGGAAGGGCCGGAGTTTGCTGCTGATTTGGGCGATCGGGGTTATCAGAGAGCCATCAGCAATTATACAAATCAAGCCTTAGCTGAGCAGTTATTGGATTTTTATAAAAAACTTTTGTAG
- a CDS encoding DUF3455 domain-containing protein, giving the protein MSKKSLLLMPIALSMLAAISYPTTNAAATAEVSPLQPTASAIPVAQSPTPNDANKKLPDVPAKLKVPAGNALTSQMSAKGVQIYVCQPKTGDRTQFEWTLKAPEADLFNASGALVGKHYGGPTWEYTKDKSKVVGEVKERLDSPDRTTIPWVLLSAKSNEGNGLFSKVTYIQRLNTKGGKAPATGCDSSKQNTTIRVDYTADYYFFAAQ; this is encoded by the coding sequence ATGTCTAAAAAATCTCTCTTACTGATGCCGATCGCTCTATCGATGTTAGCAGCCATTAGTTATCCGACAACCAATGCAGCCGCTACCGCCGAAGTATCGCCATTACAGCCAACCGCATCAGCCATACCCGTCGCACAGAGTCCCACCCCAAACGACGCTAATAAAAAGCTTCCTGATGTGCCGGCAAAGTTGAAAGTCCCTGCTGGCAATGCTTTGACATCCCAAATGTCAGCCAAAGGCGTGCAAATTTACGTGTGTCAACCCAAAACTGGCGATCGCACTCAATTTGAATGGACATTAAAAGCACCGGAAGCTGATTTGTTTAATGCAAGCGGCGCATTAGTTGGCAAACATTACGGTGGCCCAACTTGGGAATATACTAAAGACAAGAGTAAAGTGGTTGGCGAAGTTAAAGAACGTTTGGACTCGCCAGATCGCACTACGATTCCTTGGGTGCTACTCAGTGCCAAAAGCAATGAAGGTAACGGCTTATTTAGCAAAGTTACCTATATCCAGCGCCTGAATACTAAAGGTGGCAAAGCCCCAGCTACAGGATGCGATTCCTCAAAACAAAATACCACTATCCGTGTGGATTACACAGCAGATTACTATTTCTTTGCGGCTCAATAA
- a CDS encoding glycosyltransferase, translating into MRILQIIPSISLVYGGPSQMVLGLSAALASQGIDVTIITTDSNGDIGQLSLDVPLNQPIKQNGYQIIYFRCSPFRRYKFSLSLLQWLNQNARQFDLAHIHALFSPVTTFAATIARYHKLPYIIRPCGMLDPADLQKKKRLKQIYAAIFERPNLAGAAALHFTSKQEAKISERFGLDFTGKMPVPQEDFTGKMPVPQEDFTGKMPVSQEESTGKMPVPQDLVIPLGVTAHFYPEILPDSEIPIILFMSRIEPKKGLDLLIPALETILADGIKFHFILAGSNPQDADYETKIKQLIQNSSLEKFTTITGFVSGDLKVELLRKADLFVLPSYYENFGIAVAEAMAAGVPVAISDRVYISDDIQQAEAGWVAPLEVGAIASMIKSALLSPQERQRRGLNAQAYAKKYYNWEAIARQTIDAYQHILASIN; encoded by the coding sequence ATGCGAATTCTTCAAATTATCCCCTCAATTTCCCTCGTCTACGGCGGCCCGAGTCAAATGGTACTGGGACTTTCTGCCGCCCTCGCTTCCCAAGGCATTGATGTCACAATTATCACCACAGATTCTAATGGAGATATCGGTCAACTTTCCTTAGATGTGCCTTTAAATCAACCAATCAAACAAAACGGATATCAGATTATTTATTTCCGTTGTTCTCCGTTTCGCAGATATAAGTTTTCTCTGAGTTTATTGCAGTGGTTAAATCAAAATGCACGGCAATTTGACCTCGCTCACATTCACGCTTTGTTCTCGCCAGTAACTACTTTTGCCGCGACAATTGCCAGATATCACAAGTTGCCCTATATTATCCGTCCCTGCGGTATGCTTGACCCCGCTGACTTGCAGAAAAAAAAGCGCTTGAAGCAGATTTATGCTGCAATCTTTGAACGCCCTAATTTGGCAGGTGCAGCAGCCCTTCATTTCACTAGCAAACAAGAAGCTAAAATTTCAGAAAGGTTTGGTTTAGATTTTACAGGCAAGATGCCTGTTCCACAAGAAGATTTTACAGGCAAGATGCCTGTTCCACAAGAAGATTTTACAGGCAAGATGCCTGTTTCACAAGAAGAGAGCACAGGCAAGATGCCTGTTCCACAAGATTTGGTGATTCCATTGGGGGTGACAGCACATTTTTATCCTGAGATATTGCCGGATTCTGAAATACCAATCATATTATTTATGTCGCGGATTGAGCCTAAAAAAGGTTTAGATTTGCTCATTCCTGCACTGGAAACTATTTTGGCAGATGGCATAAAATTTCACTTTATTTTAGCTGGCTCCAATCCGCAAGATGCAGATTATGAAACAAAGATTAAACAGCTAATACAAAATTCAAGCTTAGAAAAGTTTACGACAATAACAGGATTTGTTAGCGGTGATTTGAAAGTTGAACTGTTGAGAAAAGCTGACTTATTTGTGTTGCCTTCGTATTACGAAAATTTCGGGATTGCTGTAGCAGAAGCGATGGCTGCTGGTGTACCTGTCGCGATTTCCGATCGCGTTTATATCTCGGATGACATCCAGCAAGCGGAGGCTGGGTGGGTTGCGCCTCTGGAGGTAGGGGCGATCGCCTCTATGATCAAATCAGCACTCCTGTCACCACAGGAACGCCAGCGCCGGGGCTTGAACGCGCAAGCTTATGCGAAAAAGTATTATAACTGGGAGGCGATCGCCCGACAAACCATCGATGCTTACCAGCACATTTTGGCATCTATTAACTAA